The following coding sequences lie in one Populus trichocarpa isolate Nisqually-1 chromosome 14, P.trichocarpa_v4.1, whole genome shotgun sequence genomic window:
- the LOC7491255 gene encoding DNA replication licensing factor MCM7, with protein MKPVRFEEERNLAKDFLSNFADANGESKYMNILQDVANHKFRAVQIDLEDLINYKDLDEEFLRRVTENTRRYVGIFADAIDEVLPKPTEAFPDDDHDILMTQRSEDATENVEGSDANQKMPSEIKRYFEVYIRAPSKGRPSTIREVKASNIGQLVKISGIVTRCSDVKPLMQVAVYTCEECGFEIYQEVTARVFMPLFECPTKRCKTNNTKGNLILQLRASKFLKFQEAKMQELAEHVPKGHIPRSMTVHFRGELTRKVAPGDVVELSGIFLPIPYTGFRAMRAGLVADTFLEAMSVTHFKKKYEEYELRGDEEKQIASLAEDGDIYNKLAQSLAPEIYGHEDIKKALLLLLVGAPHRKLKDGMKIRGDLHLCLMGDPGVAKSQLLKHIINVAPRGVYTTGKGSSGVGLTAAVQKDPVTNEMVLEGGALVLADMGICAIDEFDKMDESDRTAIHEVMEQQTVSIAKAGITTSLNARTAVLAAANPAWGRYDLRRTPAENINLPPALLSRFDLLWLILDRADMDSDLEMARHVVYVHQNKESPALGFTPLEPSILRAYISTARRLSPYVPKELEEYIATAYSGMRQEEAKSNTPHSYTTVRTLLSILRISAALARLRFSESVAQSDVDEALRLMQMSKFSLYSDDRQRSGLDAISDIYSILRDEAARANKMDVSYAHALNWISRKGYSEAQLKECLEEYASLNVWQIHPHTFDIRFIDA; from the exons ATGAAACCCGTTCGCTTCGAAGAAGAGAGAA ATCTCGCCAAGGATTTCCTTTCAAATTTCGCCGACGCAAATGGCGAATCTAAATACATGAACATCCTT CAAGATGTTGCAAATCATAAGTTCCGCGCTGTCCAGATCGATCTCGAAGACCTCATTAAT TATAAGGACTTGGATGAGGAATTCCTTAGACGTGTTACTGAGAACACACGTCGATATGTTGGGATTTTTGCTGATGCTATCGACGAAGTGTTGCCAAAGCCGACTGAAGCATTTCCGGATGATGACCATGATATTTTAATGACACAGAGGTCTGAGGATGCAACTGAGAACGTTGAAGGTTCTGATGCGAATCAGAAGATGCCTTCAGAGATCAAGCGTTACTT TGAAGTTTATATTAGAGCACCTTCAAAAGGGCGGCCATCTACCATTAGAGAGGTCAAGGCTTCAAACATTGGCCAGCTTGTGAAGATATCTGGTATTGTGACACGTTGTTCAGATGTTAAACCACTGATGCAGGTAGCTGTGTATACATGTGAAGAATGTGGTTTTGAAATTTACCAG GAAGTAACCGCTCGAGTCTTCATGCCCTTGTTTGAGTGCCCAACTAAGCGCTGCAAAACAAACAACACAAAGGGGAACCTCATTCTTCAACTCAGAGCATCAAAGTTTCTGAAGTTTCAGGAG GCCAAAATGCAAGAGCTAGCAGAACATGTTCCAAAAGGCCACATTCCACGATCGATGACTGTTCATTTCAGAGGAGAACTCACAAGAAAG GTAGCACCAGGTGATGTCGTTGAATTATCAGGGATCTTCCTTCCAATTCCTTACACTGGTTTCAGAGCAATGCGTGCTGGCTTAGTTGCCGACACATTTTTGGAGGCCATGTCTGTTActcatttcaagaaaaaatatgaaga GTATGAACTTAGAGGAGACGAGGAAAAGCAGATTGCAAGTCTGGCTGAGGATGGAGATATCTACAATAAGTTGGCACAATCATTGGCACCTGAAATCTATGGACATGAAGATATTAAAAAGGCTTTACTTCTTCTTCTCGTGGGTGCTCCTCATCGAAAGTTAAAGGATGGGATGAAG ATTAGAGGAGATTTACATTTATGCTTGATGGGTGATCCTGGTGTTGCCAAAAGTCAGCTTCTGAAGCATATAATAAATGTAGCGCCCAGGGGAGTGTACACAACTGGCAAAGGGAGCAGTGGAGTTGGTCTAACTGCTGCTGTTCAGAAAGATCCAGTTACAAACGAGATGGTCCTGGAAGGAGGAGCATTG GTTCTGGCTGATATGGGTATATGTGCTATTGACGAGTTTGACAAGATGGATGAATCAGATCGTACAGCAATTCATGAAGTTATGGAGCAGCAAACTGTCAGCATTGCCAAGGCTGGGATTACAACATCACTCAATGCGAGAACTGCTGTTCTTGCTGCTGCTAATCCTGCCTG GGGAAGATATGATCTACGGAGAACTCCAGCTGAAAATATCAATCTACCTCCTGCTCTCCTATCACGATTTGATCTTCTGTGGTTGATCCTTGATCGAGCAGATATGGACAGCGACCTTGAAATGGCTAGGCACGTTGTTTACGTGCACCAGAATAAAGAATCTCCTGCTCTTGGTTTCACTCCACTTGAACCATCTATTCTCCG GGCATATATTTCTACTGCAAGAAGATTGTCCCCTTATGTGCCTAAGGAACTGGAGGAATACATTGCTACTGCATACTCGGGCATGCGGCAAGAAGAAGCTAAATCGAATACTCCTCATTCCTACACGACTGTCCGAACTCTGCTTAGCATACTCCGCATATCAGCT GCCTTGGCAAGACTTAGATTTTCTGAAAGTGTGGCTCAGAGTGATGTGGATGAGGCACTGAGGTTAATGCAGATGTCAAAATTCTCTTTATATTCTGATGATCGTCAGAGATCTGGTCTGGATGCCATCTCTGACATCTATTCAATCTTGCGGGATGAAGCTGCAAGAGCCAATAAAATGGATGTGAGCTATGCCCATGCACTCAACTGGATTTCTAGAAag GGATACAGTGAAGCGCAGTTGAAAGAATGTTTAGAGGAATATGCATCCTTGAATGTCTGGCAGATACATCCCCACACCTTTGATATTCGATTTATCGATGCCTGA